In one window of Reinekea forsetii DNA:
- a CDS encoding response regulator transcription factor, which yields MRLLIIEDEQGLVEHLRAGFRKEGFAVDICMNGKEGLFLGQETEYDLAIIDLGLPEMDGLDLIRALRRFGQTFPIIVLTARGHWKDKVDGLESGADDYLAKPFVFDELLARVKALLRRSVGMASATLELGIYQLDTAAKRVCVAGDAIELTSYEYNTLEYLMTHKDKVVSKTELTAHLYAQDYDRDSNVIEVFIRRLRKKLDPEGVRNPILTQRGLGYRFNMAGVLSQ from the coding sequence ATGAGGCTGCTGATCATCGAAGATGAGCAAGGCCTGGTCGAGCATCTGCGCGCCGGGTTCCGCAAGGAAGGCTTTGCCGTCGATATCTGCATGAACGGCAAGGAGGGCCTGTTTTTAGGTCAAGAAACCGAATATGATTTAGCGATTATCGACTTGGGTCTGCCGGAGATGGACGGCCTGGATCTTATCCGGGCGTTACGGCGCTTTGGCCAGACCTTCCCCATTATCGTCTTAACCGCTCGGGGTCACTGGAAAGACAAGGTCGATGGCCTGGAAAGTGGCGCCGATGACTATCTCGCCAAGCCCTTTGTGTTTGACGAATTACTGGCCCGCGTTAAGGCGCTATTACGGCGCAGTGTGGGGATGGCGAGCGCCACCCTAGAGCTGGGCATCTATCAGCTCGATACGGCCGCAAAGCGCGTCTGCGTGGCTGGTGACGCCATTGAGTTGACCAGCTATGAATACAATACCTTGGAATACTTGATGACTCACAAGGACAAGGTCGTCTCAAAAACGGAATTAACCGCCCATCTGTATGCTCAGGATTACGACCGGGACAGCAATGTAATTGAAGTCTTTATTCGTCGCTTGCGAAAAAAGCTCGACCCGGAGGGTGTGCGAAATCCGATCCTGACCCAGCGTGGCTTGGGTTACCGATTTAATATGGCAGGTGTTCTATCCCAGTGA
- a CDS encoding PepSY domain-containing protein, with protein sequence MIKIIAGLLFSMGLALMASADDPARQGLHPCTGEKLPLSTEKSIVKAIECLYQGRVAKVEIIQRSGNSWFYQLRVLIPGGRIKTVDVNPETGMPLDAKELEALS encoded by the coding sequence ATGATAAAGATAATAGCAGGGTTACTTTTTTCGATGGGTTTGGCGCTGATGGCGTCTGCTGACGACCCCGCGCGCCAGGGTCTACATCCTTGCACCGGTGAGAAACTGCCCTTGAGCACCGAAAAATCGATTGTTAAGGCCATAGAATGCCTATACCAGGGCCGAGTGGCCAAGGTCGAGATCATCCAGCGCAGCGGCAATAGCTGGTTCTATCAGCTCCGGGTGCTGATCCCCGGTGGGCGCATCAAGACAGTCGACGTCAACCCAGAGACGGGTATGCCGTTAGATGCTAAGGAATTGGAGGCATTATCATGA
- a CDS encoding glycine zipper 2TM domain-containing protein has translation MKILPVIIASGLLGLVTISAQAENRATYTTSRSVDYIDATSEIFYVEGRVVSATPIYESTWYYRSRGEDRRTTLTENCRIREVEVYREGRNGGTAGAIIGGAIGAQVGSNAGRSPESTLVGALAGGVIGSVLGSEIDRNRGGTVQYRVEEYCDTTYRTEQRELIGYEVLYRYNGREFLMRTAQHPGRYVELRVEVQPTLR, from the coding sequence ATGAAGATACTGCCAGTTATAATTGCCAGCGGACTCCTTGGCTTAGTAACCATTAGCGCGCAAGCCGAGAACCGGGCAACCTATACAACCAGCCGATCAGTCGATTATATCGATGCCACCAGCGAGATCTTTTACGTTGAAGGCCGAGTGGTCAGTGCCACACCGATCTATGAAAGCACTTGGTATTATCGCTCCCGCGGTGAGGATCGACGCACGACCCTGACTGAAAACTGCCGTATTCGGGAAGTGGAGGTCTATCGAGAAGGCCGGAATGGGGGTACAGCTGGAGCCATAATAGGAGGCGCCATTGGCGCACAGGTTGGCTCAAACGCCGGTCGTTCGCCCGAATCGACCCTAGTGGGCGCCCTCGCCGGTGGCGTGATCGGCAGCGTGTTAGGCAGTGAGATCGATCGTAACCGGGGTGGCACGGTGCAGTATCGAGTTGAAGAATATTGCGATACCACTTATCGTACCGAGCAGCGCGAGTTGATCGGTTATGAGGTGCTCTATCGCTACAATGGCCGGGAGTTTTTGATGCGCACTGCGCAGCATCCCGGCCGCTACGTTGAGTTAAGAGTGGAGGTGCAGCCCACTTTGCGGTAA